The segment GCGTTTGACGTCGTCGCCATCAACGACCTATTGGACGCCCATACCAATGCCCACCTCTTCAAATACGACTCGAACTACGGTCGCTTTCCAGGCACCGTGGAGGTGGACGGCACGGATCTGATCGTGAACGGCGATCGCATCAAGGTGTTCGCCGAGAAGGATCCGGCTGCCATTCCCTGGGGCAGCGTCGGGGCCGACATCGTGATCGAATCCACCGGTCTATTCACCGACGCCGACAAGGCCCGCGCGCACCTCCACAGCGGCGCGAAGAAAGTCATCATCAGCGCGCCGGCAAAGAAAGAGGACATCACTATCGTGATGGGCGTGAACCACGACAAATACGATCCGGCCAAGCACCACGTGGTGTCGAACGCCTCGTGCACGACCAACGGCTTGGCGCCGGTCGCCAAAGTACTGTTCGACCGGTTCGGCATCGAGAAAGGCATTCTCACCACCATCCACTCCTACACCAACTCGCAGCGCTTGCTCGACGTTGCCGCCAAAGACCTGCGCGACGCGCGCGCGGCGGCCATGAACATCGTGCCCAGCGAGACGGGCGCAGCCCGCGCAGTCGGCCTGGTCATCCCAGAGCTACAAGGCAAATTCAGCGGCATGGCCTTCCGCGTGCCCACGCCGACTGTGTCGGTGGTGGACTTCACCGCCGTGCTCAGCCGGAACGTCACCAAAGACGAGGTGAACGCAGCAATGAAAGAATACGCCGAAGGGCCGATGAAAGGCATCCTCGGCTACACCGATGAGCCGCTGGTCTCGATGGACCTCAAGGGCGACACGCGCTCCTCCATTTTTAGCGCGATGGACACGCTCGTCATCGGCGGCAACCTGGTGAAAGTCGTCGCCTGGTACGACAACGAATGGGGCTACTCGTGCCGCGTCGGCGATCTGGCCGCGTATATGGCGTCCAAGATGTAACCTCAGATTCGCTCGATTTGGCCGCAGCGCCCTTGACTCCCTGCAGAGTCGAGGGCGCTGCTCTTTGATCGGCGAGGAGTTCGCGCCACACACGCGGGTTCGCGCTGCGCTAAACGCGCGGTCTGCTATAGTTCCGCCTGTGAGAAGCCCAATACTGCGCTGGGTGGTGGTCGGGGCATGGTGCCTGGTCGCCGGCTGCGCCACCGCCCCGCCCATCGCGCCAACGCGCGAAGCGCCGACGATGGCGCCGAGCGAACCCGCGCCCCCCGCGGCAACCAAAAGCCAGCCCACCGATGGCCACACCCAACCGCGCATGAACACCATCCGTCCAGAATTCACGCAGGCAACCACGACGTTTGCGCTGGACTTATTTCGGCGAGTCGCCCGGCAGGATGCCGACAAGAACGTCTTCATCTCGCCGGCCAATGTCGCCATCGCCTTGGCGATGACGGCAAACGGCGCGCGCGGCGAGACGCTGCAGGCCATGCTCGCCGCGATGGGAAGCACAGGCGCCACGCTGGACGCGCTGAACGCTGATTACGCCGCACTGCAGGCGTTGCTCCAGCGCGACGATCCAGGCCTGCTCCTGACCATCGCCAACTCGCTCTGGGCGCGGGCCGGCGTTCCCTTCAACGCAGACTTCCTGCAACGCACGCGCCGCTTCTACGCCGCCGACATCCGCGAGCTGGATTTCACACAACCCGACGCTCCAGGCGTGATCAACGACTGGGTGCGTGACAAGACCAACGGCAAGATTCCAAACCTAGTGGATGACATCCCACCAGATGCCGTGCTGTTCCTCATCAGCGCCATCTACTTCAACGGCGCCTGGCAGACGCCTTTCAACGCAGAACTGACCCAGGATTTGCCCTTCAACCTGCTCGATGGATCGCAGAAGCAAACGCCGACCATGTTTCGATCCGGCACCTTCGAATACCTGAAGGGCAGTGATTTTCAGGCGGTGCGCCTGCCATACACAGGCGATACGCTTCGGATGGTCGTTTTCCTGCCCGATGAAGGCCGCACGCTGGCCGAGTTCGAACCCATGCTCACGAGTGAGAATTGGGCGACCTGGCGCACGCAGTTCGCTCCTAAGCAAGGGGAACTGTTCCTTCCCCGCTTTAAGGCGACGTATAACATCGCGCTGAACGACACATTGCAAGCGATGGGCATGGCAGCCGCCTTTGACCCCAGCCAGGCGGATTTCTCCGGCATGCGGCCGATTCCTCCCACCATCTTCATCAGCAGTGTGCGACACCTGGCCTATGTAGAAGTGAACGAAGCCGGCACCGAGGCCGCAGCAGCGACGTCCGTTCAGGCGGGGATCACTTCAGCAGGGCCGATCGAGGACACATTCACCATGCGCGTGGACCGGCCTTTCTGCTTTGTGATCGAGGACAGCGCCACGGGCAGCCTGATATTCATCGGCGCGATCGTTGAGCCTTGAGCGAGGCACACGCGCAAAGCCGCGCCCCCCTCCGAGCGACGCCTCATCCCTTGCGAGCCACGCCGAAGAGGTAGGCGCCTATCTCAGGCAGCGGTTCGTCGTATAACGGCCTCAGGGAGCGGTCTAACATCCTGAGTAAAGGATTCTTCACGCTGGGGAAGAGCACCCACCGGCCGGTCAATTTCTTAGAGAGGAGATTCGGCAGCCCGAAGTAGTGGCCCAGCTCGAGCGCGCGCAGCGCGCGGGGGGAGAAGTAGTACCACATGCGCTCGACGGTGAACCCGGCGCGCCTCAGGCGTTCACGCCACACCGCCGGGCTGTCGCAGTGATGGTGGCGCGAGATGCGATTGAAGAACCGGCGATAGGCATCGCCGGCAATTACGGCGCCAACCAACCAATCCGTAAAATGATCGGAAGGCGAGCAGAAGAGCAGATGCCCGCCGGGTTGCAAGACGCGATAGCACTCGGCGAGCACGGGATCGAGATCGGGAATGTGCTCCAAAACCGAGTTGCTCACGATGGTCCGAAAGGCGCCATCGGCAAAGGGCATATGCGCGCCGTCGGCCAGCGTGAGCAGTCGATGGGCCTGGCGCATGCGCGACTCCCACAACGGGCCGCGCCATGGATCGAGACCAACATCCAGGGGCCGGGAGAAGGTATGCGCAGCGAAACTGCCATCGCCCGACCCTAGATCGAGCACCGGTTCGACGACCGGAAGTTCCTGATAGAACCGGGATTCCACCGCGCGCAGCAGGGCGCGGAAATAGGGCAGTTCGACGAGCTGGTTCCACAGGAAGTCATACCCCTGCGGCTGCGCGAAAGCGTTCCTCATCGTAGGCCGATGTCGCCCTCCAAAGCGAGACTGGATTCTAGCATCCGGCCCTCGGCGCAGCCAGGTCATCGCGCCCCCGACCCAGGCGCTGGACTTGTGCTATCCTCAGCCGCGCATCTCCGTCGTCGGCCATGGGCTTCGTTCACCTGCACGTGCACTCCGAGTATTCGCTGCTCGACGGCTTCGGCAACATCAAGAAGCTGGTGCGGCGCGCCAAGGAGCTGGACATGCCGGCGCTCGCGTTGACCGACCACGGCGCGATGTACGGCGCCATCGAGTTCTTCGACGTGTGCAGCGAGCTGGGGGTCAAGCCCATCGTCGGCGTCGAGCTCTACCTCTGCAAGCGCGGGCGCCGGATGCAGGACAAGGACGTCAACTTCGACCGCAGCCCGCATCACCTGCTCCTGCTGGCGATGAACAACGCGGGCTACAAGAACCTGATGAAGCTGTCGTCGCTGGCGCAATTGGAAGGCTACTACTACAAACCCCGCATTGACCACGACGCGCTGGCGCAATACAACCAGGGCCTGATTTGCACCTCCGGCTGCCCATCGGCCGAGATCCCGCGCTTGATCCAGCAGGGTCAGTTCGAGCAGGCCCGCGCGGTGACGCAGTGGTACCTCGACCTATTCGGCGATCGCTTCTACTTCGAGCTGCAGGATCACGATCTACCCGAACTCAAACTGATCAACGAGACGCTCATCGCCTGGTCGAAGGAGATGAGTGTGCCGCTGGTCGCCACCAACGATGTGCACTACGTGCTGCGCGAGGACGCGCCCTCGCACGACCTGATGCTGTGCATCCAAACCGACGCGCTGCTGAGCGACAAGAATCGGATGCGCTTCAACAATGACTCATACTATCTGAAAAGCGAAGCGGAGATGGCCGAACTCTTCGGCCAGATCGCGCCCGAAGCGCTGACCAATACGCTCGCAGTCGCCGACCGCTGCGACGTCACCCTGAAGTCGAAGACTTTCCACTTGCCGCACTTCCAACTGCCGCCGGGCTTTGCGTCGGACGCCGACTACCTGCGTCACCTGTGCTACCGGGGCTTCGAGGAGAAGTACGGCATTCCGGCGCAGCCCGCGCCCGACGCTCCGCCGGCCTCTGACGAGCCGGTGGACCTGACGGCGCGTTCGCCACTGGCGCTGCCGGAGTCGCGCGGCAACCCGGCCCTGCGGCCCAGCGCGCTGCGCCAACGGTCTGGAATATGAACTCAGCGTGATCATCGAGATGGGGTTCGCCACCTACTTCCTGATCGTGTGGGACCTCATCCGCTTCGCGCGCGAGTCGGGCATCTGGTGGAACGTGCGCGGCAGCGCCGCCGGCAGCATGGTGTCCTATGTGCTCGGCTTGAGCTACCTGGAGCCGGTCAGCAACGATCTGCTGTTCGAGCGCTTCCTCAACCCCGGGCGCGTGTCCATGCCGGACATTGACATGGACTTCCCTGACGACCAGCGCGGCCTGTTGGTGGACTACACCATCGCCAAATACGGGCGCGAGAACGTGGCGCAGATCATCACCTTCGGCACCATGGCTGCGCGCGCCGCGCTCAAAGATGTGGGGCGCGTGCTCGACATCCCGCTGAACGAAGTATCGCGCATCACGTCGCTCGTGCCGGCCATCCCCGGCAAGCCCATCACGCTGACGCAGGCGCTGGAGCAGGTGCCCGAGCTCAAGCGGCTCTACGAGACCGAATCACACGTGCGCGAGCTATACGACCGCGCCATCAAGGTCGAGGGCACGGTGCGCAACGCCGGCACCCACGCCGCCGGCGTGGTGATCGCCGACCGCCCGCTGATCGAGTATGCGCCGCTGAACAAGCTGACCGGCACACCGCTCACCCCGCAGCTCAACGCCGTCACCCAGTTCGAGATGACCCACCTGGAGGCCATCGGGCTGCTGAAGATGGACTACCTGGGGCTGTCCACGCTCACCATCATGCGCAAGGCGTGTGAGCTGATCGAGCAACGGCACGGCGTCCGGCTCAACCTGACCAACATCCCGATCCACGACCGGCGCATCTACGAGCTGTTGTCGCGGGGCGACGTGCAGGGGGTGTTCCAGGTGGAAGGCACCGGCATGCGCAATCTGATGATGCAGATGAAGCCGACGCGCTTCCAGC is part of the Candidatus Roseilinea sp. genome and harbors:
- a CDS encoding type 11 methyltransferase, with protein sequence MRNAFAQPQGYDFLWNQLVELPYFRALLRAVESRFYQELPVVEPVLDLGSGDGSFAAHTFSRPLDVGLDPWRGPLWESRMRQAHRLLTLADGAHMPFADGAFRTIVSNSVLEHIPDLDPVLAECYRVLQPGGHLLFCSPSDHFTDWLVGAVIAGDAYRRFFNRISRHHHCDSPAVWRERLRRAGFTVERMWYYFSPRALRALELGHYFGLPNLLSKKLTGRWVLFPSVKNPLLRMLDRSLRPLYDEPLPEIGAYLFGVARKG
- a CDS encoding serine protease inhibitor; translation: MVVGAWCLVAGCATAPPIAPTREAPTMAPSEPAPPAATKSQPTDGHTQPRMNTIRPEFTQATTTFALDLFRRVARQDADKNVFISPANVAIALAMTANGARGETLQAMLAAMGSTGATLDALNADYAALQALLQRDDPGLLLTIANSLWARAGVPFNADFLQRTRRFYAADIRELDFTQPDAPGVINDWVRDKTNGKIPNLVDDIPPDAVLFLISAIYFNGAWQTPFNAELTQDLPFNLLDGSQKQTPTMFRSGTFEYLKGSDFQAVRLPYTGDTLRMVVFLPDEGRTLAEFEPMLTSENWATWRTQFAPKQGELFLPRFKATYNIALNDTLQAMGMAAAFDPSQADFSGMRPIPPTIFISSVRHLAYVEVNEAGTEAAAATSVQAGITSAGPIEDTFTMRVDRPFCFVIEDSATGSLIFIGAIVEP
- a CDS encoding glyceraldehyde-3-phosphate dehydrogenase, whose translation is MSKTKIGINGFGRIGRQVLKALFEYHHGAFDVVAINDLLDAHTNAHLFKYDSNYGRFPGTVEVDGTDLIVNGDRIKVFAEKDPAAIPWGSVGADIVIESTGLFTDADKARAHLHSGAKKVIISAPAKKEDITIVMGVNHDKYDPAKHHVVSNASCTTNGLAPVAKVLFDRFGIEKGILTTIHSYTNSQRLLDVAAKDLRDARAAAMNIVPSETGAARAVGLVIPELQGKFSGMAFRVPTPTVSVVDFTAVLSRNVTKDEVNAAMKEYAEGPMKGILGYTDEPLVSMDLKGDTRSSIFSAMDTLVIGGNLVKVVAWYDNEWGYSCRVGDLAAYMASKM